A single genomic interval of Stenotrophomonas sp. ZAC14D1_NAIMI4_1 harbors:
- a CDS encoding CD225/dispanin family protein has translation MNTATPQIPNHLVWAILSTLFCCLPAGIVSIVYAAQVNGKLAAGDIAGAQESSEKAKKWAIWSAIAALVVGVLYFILIMAIGGMGALSGGSSY, from the coding sequence ATGAATACCGCTACCCCGCAGATCCCGAACCACCTGGTCTGGGCCATCCTGTCCACGCTGTTCTGCTGCCTGCCGGCCGGCATCGTGTCGATCGTCTACGCCGCACAGGTCAACGGCAAGCTGGCCGCCGGTGACATCGCCGGTGCCCAGGAATCGTCGGAGAAGGCCAAGAAGTGGGCCATCTGGTCGGCCATCGCGGCGCTGGTCGTCGGCGTGCTGTACTTCATCCTGATCATGGCCATCGGCGGCATGGGCGCCCTGAGCGGCGGCAGCAGCTACTGA
- the yccS gene encoding YccS family putative transporter — protein sequence MSTRESRFSRLWAHEKASYGLRVFIALTTALGVCWHLDALPALPGVFLGIIASAIAETDDNWWGRTKAVLLSLLCFCIAAASVIWLFPLPWVFIGALALSTFCLTLLGALGERYASIAQATVTLAIYTMIGLEQHGGAGDLPRAMEAASHLLIGAVWYGLLSILWTALFANRPVRERVARLYVELGRYLQLKATLFEPVREADLQRRQLDLAEQNRRVVGALNEAKAAILARFGRSGRPGVNSGLYLRLYYMAQDFHERASSSHYPYGALVDAFFHSDVLYRCQRLLDLQGQACARLGEAIRLRRPFVYGESNQQAGRDLADALAYLRDQQRPQWQRLLGSLDLLVHNLRSIERRLLDAERSEASLDNVDTRLRDSNPHTLREMGVRIRQQLTPGSVLFRHGLRMAVALVAGFLAIRLFDAQHGSWVLLTIVFVCRPNFGATRQRLAQRVVGTLAGLVLTWALLQLFPQLHVQLLIALLSALLFFYNRTDRYLVASAAITVMALTCFNLIGDGFVLIVPRMVDTVLGCAIAAAAAFLILPDWQGRQLHLVLARVLDTASRYLDSVLGQYRSGMRDDLAYRIARRDMHNADAALSTALSNMLREPGHVRRNLDAGFHFLALSNTLLGHLSALGAHRDQVDSYAGDPLALAAGDRVRKALQQLATALTARQPVSEEDNDADRAVAAELEQIEEAMPPKLQLIRTQMALVLRLLPKVRAAANQAVTTLT from the coding sequence ATGTCCACCCGCGAATCCCGCTTCAGCCGCCTGTGGGCACACGAAAAGGCCAGCTACGGCCTGCGCGTCTTCATCGCCCTGACCACGGCGCTGGGCGTGTGCTGGCACCTGGACGCGCTGCCGGCCCTGCCCGGGGTGTTCCTCGGCATCATCGCCAGCGCCATCGCCGAGACCGATGACAACTGGTGGGGCCGCACCAAGGCAGTGCTGCTGTCGCTGCTGTGCTTCTGCATCGCCGCCGCCTCGGTCATCTGGCTGTTCCCGCTGCCGTGGGTGTTCATCGGCGCGCTGGCGCTGTCCACGTTCTGCCTGACCCTGCTGGGCGCGCTGGGCGAACGCTACGCGTCCATCGCCCAGGCCACGGTGACCCTGGCCATCTACACCATGATCGGCCTGGAGCAGCACGGCGGCGCCGGCGACCTGCCGCGCGCCATGGAGGCGGCCAGCCACCTGCTGATCGGCGCGGTCTGGTACGGCCTGCTGTCGATCCTGTGGACGGCGCTGTTCGCCAACCGGCCCGTGCGCGAACGGGTCGCCCGCCTGTACGTGGAACTTGGCCGCTACCTGCAGCTCAAGGCCACGTTGTTCGAACCAGTGCGCGAAGCCGACCTGCAGCGCCGCCAGCTGGACCTGGCCGAACAGAACCGCCGCGTGGTCGGCGCGCTCAATGAAGCGAAGGCCGCGATCCTGGCCCGCTTCGGCCGCTCCGGCCGGCCCGGCGTCAATTCCGGCCTGTATCTGCGCCTGTACTACATGGCGCAGGATTTCCACGAACGCGCCAGTTCCTCGCACTACCCCTATGGCGCGCTGGTCGATGCGTTCTTCCACAGCGACGTGCTGTACCGCTGCCAGCGACTGCTTGACCTGCAGGGCCAGGCCTGTGCGCGCCTCGGCGAAGCCATCCGCCTGCGCCGCCCGTTCGTGTACGGCGAAAGCAACCAGCAGGCCGGCCGCGACCTGGCCGATGCGCTGGCCTACCTGCGCGACCAGCAGCGCCCGCAGTGGCAGCGCCTGCTCGGTTCGCTGGACCTGCTGGTGCACAACCTGCGCAGCATCGAACGCCGCCTGCTTGATGCCGAACGTTCCGAAGCCAGCCTGGACAACGTCGATACGCGCCTGCGCGACAGCAATCCACATACCCTGCGCGAGATGGGCGTGCGCATCCGCCAGCAGCTCACGCCGGGCTCGGTGCTGTTCCGCCACGGCCTGCGCATGGCCGTGGCACTGGTTGCCGGCTTCCTCGCCATCCGCCTGTTCGACGCGCAGCACGGTTCGTGGGTGCTGCTGACCATCGTCTTCGTGTGCCGGCCCAACTTCGGCGCCACCCGCCAGCGCCTGGCCCAGCGCGTGGTCGGCACCCTGGCCGGCCTGGTGCTGACCTGGGCGCTGCTGCAGCTGTTCCCGCAGCTGCACGTGCAGCTGCTGATCGCCCTGCTGTCGGCGCTGCTGTTCTTCTACAACCGCACCGATCGCTACCTGGTGGCCTCGGCGGCGATCACGGTGATGGCGCTGACCTGCTTCAACCTGATCGGCGACGGCTTCGTGCTGATCGTCCCGCGCATGGTCGACACGGTGCTGGGCTGTGCCATTGCCGCTGCCGCTGCGTTCCTGATCCTGCCCGACTGGCAGGGGCGGCAGCTGCACCTGGTGCTGGCACGGGTGCTGGATACTGCCTCGCGCTACCTCGATTCGGTGCTGGGCCAGTACCGCAGCGGCATGCGCGATGACCTGGCCTACCGCATCGCCCGCCGCGACATGCACAACGCCGACGCGGCCCTGTCCACGGCGCTGTCGAACATGCTGCGCGAGCCCGGCCACGTGCGCCGCAACCTCGATGCCGGCTTCCACTTCCTGGCCCTGTCCAACACCCTGCTTGGCCACCTGTCCGCGCTGGGCGCGCACCGCGACCAGGTGGACAGCTACGCCGGCGATCCACTGGCCTTGGCCGCGGGTGACCGGGTGCGCAAGGCCCTGCAGCAGCTGGCCACCGCGCTGACCGCACGGCAGCCGGTCAGCGAGGAGGACAACGATGCCGACCGTGCCGTGGCCGCCGAGCTGGAACAGATCGAAGAAGCGATGCCGCCGAAGCTGCAGTTGATCCGCACGCAGATGGCGCTGGTGCTGCGGCTGCTGCCGAAGGTGCGCGCGGCGGCGAACCAGGCGGTCACCACCCTCACCTGA
- a CDS encoding TonB-dependent receptor, translating to MLPTRSPRLAVLAMALSAACAAHAEAPAETRSATDLDAIKVTAERTHTEAGALGDRALRDTPFAITAVGREQIEQRQVVSLGEVFLFDPSVTTQVSAYASGWSSPIRNRGIDLNFDSYRVNGLQVSSWGTEWPLEVMEQVDLLKGPGGFLYGFGAPGGIVNYITKKPTDTTTFSAQLGWREQGIASGGVDVGGRFGNEQMFGYRLNAYQEKGETFNGGHVDRKVGALSLDARLSDALTWTFDGVFQSRDLSEESPQYYFIGLTSLPRPIAGDVDNSVPGTYYDTRSSLLSTALNWQINSDWKASLSYGVTTSWNDVNKIFAYIDDVNGDYDVNVYELGGKSEWKLAQALVQGSFRTGPLQHQLVAGVSHQTGLGWDRPYEWSNIGRANLYQRSAIRHDAVRSRVLSRGDETVQQAVFASDTIDVGGGWSVLAGWRYNDFETKGSYHTYPVTPTYAVMYKPSDAVTLYASYIESLEAGSRVGNTYINAGDVLDPTISKQYEIGAKVEAPRWNANMAAFRLERGANIDLLTNAGKFLVQDGITLYEGVEASADLHLSDALTVGGGVTWLDPTYDKLSPASASQEGNRTAGAARWSGVVHANYQLPWVDGLEAYAAVRYYGDVWYDADNTLKLPDYTLVNAGVGYRLLASGHPVTLRASVENLGNRRYWSNAGVGLPRTFAVSVRWEM from the coding sequence ATGCTGCCCACCCGTTCCCCCCGCCTGGCCGTGCTGGCCATGGCGCTGTCCGCCGCCTGTGCCGCCCACGCCGAAGCCCCGGCCGAGACCCGCAGTGCCACCGACCTGGATGCGATCAAGGTCACCGCCGAACGCACCCATACCGAAGCCGGCGCCCTCGGTGACCGCGCACTGCGCGACACCCCGTTCGCGATCACTGCGGTCGGTCGCGAGCAGATCGAGCAGCGCCAGGTCGTCTCGCTGGGCGAAGTCTTCCTGTTCGACCCGTCGGTCACCACCCAGGTCAGCGCCTACGCCAGCGGCTGGAGCTCGCCGATCCGCAACCGCGGCATCGACCTCAACTTCGACAGCTACCGCGTCAACGGCCTGCAGGTGTCCTCGTGGGGCACCGAATGGCCGCTGGAAGTGATGGAGCAGGTGGACCTGCTGAAGGGTCCCGGCGGCTTCCTGTACGGCTTCGGCGCGCCCGGTGGCATCGTCAACTACATCACCAAGAAGCCGACCGACACCACCACCTTCAGCGCCCAGCTCGGCTGGCGCGAACAGGGCATCGCCAGCGGCGGCGTGGATGTCGGCGGCCGCTTCGGCAACGAGCAGATGTTCGGCTACCGCTTAAACGCGTACCAGGAAAAAGGCGAGACCTTCAACGGCGGCCATGTCGACCGCAAGGTCGGCGCGCTGTCGCTGGATGCGCGCCTGAGCGATGCGCTCACCTGGACCTTCGACGGCGTGTTCCAGTCGCGCGACCTCAGCGAGGAATCGCCGCAGTACTACTTCATCGGCCTGACCTCGCTGCCGCGCCCGATCGCCGGTGACGTCGACAACAGCGTGCCCGGCACCTACTACGACACCCGCTCCAGCCTGCTGTCGACCGCCCTCAACTGGCAGATCAACAGCGACTGGAAGGCCAGCCTGAGCTACGGCGTCACCACCTCGTGGAATGACGTCAACAAGATCTTCGCCTACATCGACGATGTGAACGGCGACTACGACGTGAACGTGTACGAGCTGGGCGGCAAGAGCGAGTGGAAGCTGGCCCAGGCGCTGGTGCAGGGCAGCTTCCGCACCGGCCCGCTGCAGCACCAGCTGGTGGCCGGCGTCAGCCACCAGACCGGGCTGGGCTGGGACCGTCCCTACGAGTGGAGCAACATCGGCCGCGCCAACCTCTACCAGCGTTCGGCCATCCGCCACGACGCGGTGCGCTCGCGCGTACTCAGCCGCGGCGATGAAACCGTGCAGCAGGCGGTCTTCGCCAGCGACACCATCGATGTCGGCGGTGGCTGGTCGGTGCTGGCCGGCTGGCGCTACAACGACTTCGAAACCAAGGGCAGCTACCACACCTACCCGGTCACCCCGACCTACGCGGTGATGTACAAGCCCAGCGATGCGGTGACCCTGTACGCCAGCTACATCGAATCGCTGGAAGCCGGCAGCCGCGTCGGCAACACCTACATCAATGCCGGCGATGTGCTGGACCCGACCATCAGCAAGCAGTACGAGATCGGCGCCAAGGTGGAAGCACCACGCTGGAACGCGAACATGGCGGCGTTCCGGCTGGAGCGCGGGGCCAACATCGACCTGCTGACCAACGCCGGCAAGTTCCTGGTGCAGGACGGCATCACCCTGTATGAAGGCGTGGAAGCCAGCGCCGACCTGCACCTGAGCGACGCGCTGACCGTCGGCGGCGGCGTGACCTGGCTGGACCCGACCTACGACAAGCTGTCCCCGGCCAGTGCATCGCAGGAAGGCAACCGCACCGCCGGCGCGGCCCGCTGGAGCGGCGTGGTGCACGCCAACTACCAGTTGCCGTGGGTGGACGGGCTGGAAGCCTATGCGGCCGTGCGCTACTACGGCGATGTCTGGTACGACGCCGACAACACCCTGAAGCTGCCCGACTACACCCTGGTCAACGCCGGCGTCGGTTACCGCCTGCTCGCCTCGGGCCACCCGGTCACCCTGCGCGCCAGCGTGGAGAACCTGGGCAACCGCAGATACTGGTCGAACGCGGGCGTCGGCCTGCCGCGCACCTTCGCGGTAAGCGTGCGCTGGGAGATGTAA
- a CDS encoding efflux RND transporter permease subunit translates to MNLSGPFIRRPIGTALLAIGLFMIGLICYLRLGVSALPNIQIPVIFVHASQAGADAATMASTVTAPLERHLGQLPGIDRMRSSSSEGSSLVFMIFQTDRDIDSAALDVQTAINSAQADLPSGLGSPMYQKANPNDDPVIAIALTSQTQSADELYNVADSLLAQRIRQISGVASVDIAGASTPAVRVDVNLRLMNALGLTADDLRNAVRAANVTSPTGFLSDGNTTTAIIANDSVARAADFAELVVKTQGDGRVIRLKDIANVYDGQQDAYQAAWFNHKPAVVMYVFTRAGANIVETVDRVKAQIPALRDYLQPGTTMTPYFDRTPTIRSSLHEVQITLLISLAMVVLTMALFLRRLAPTLIAAVTVPLSLAGAALVMYALGFTLNNLSLLALVIAIGFVVDDAIVVIENIMRHLDEGMPRLQAAFTGAREIGFTIVSITASLVAVFIPLLFASGMMGAFFREFTVTLVAAIVVSMIVSLTLTPALCSRFLSAHDHTAAPSRFGRWLDAGHDRMLRIYTVFLDFSLRHALLLSLTPLILIGVTIFLFGAVKKGAFPPQDTGLIWGRANSSATVSFEDMVARQRRITDMLMADPAVKTVGVRLGSGRQGSSAQFNVELKSRKEGRRETTAHALARLSAKADRYPDLQLRLRAIQDLPSNDGGGNSQGAQYRISLQGNDLAALQEWLPKLQAALKKNPKLRDVGTDVDNAGLRQNIEIDRAKAARLGISVGAIDGALYGAFGQRQISTIYSDINQYSVVVNALPSQTATPAALDEVYVKARSGEMVPITAVARQAPGLAPSQITHENQYTTMDLSYNLAPGVSAGEAKAIIDATVAGMRMPGDIRLADDAGFGFNSDPSDMLILVMAAILTVYLVLGMLYESLIHPVTILSTLPAAGVGALLALFGTNTELSVISMIALVLLIGIVKKNAIMMIDFALVAQREHGLAPREAAREASIVRFRPIMMTTMVAILAAVPLAIGLGEGSELRRPLGIAMIGGLLFSQSLTLLSTPALYVIFSCLAERWRARRARKREAKLLKRAQRA, encoded by the coding sequence ATGAACCTGTCCGGCCCCTTCATCCGCCGCCCGATCGGCACTGCCCTGCTGGCCATCGGCTTGTTCATGATCGGCCTGATCTGCTACCTGCGGCTGGGCGTGTCGGCACTGCCGAACATCCAGATCCCGGTGATCTTCGTGCACGCCAGCCAGGCCGGTGCGGATGCGGCGACGATGGCCTCCACGGTGACCGCGCCGCTGGAACGCCACCTCGGCCAGCTGCCGGGCATCGACCGCATGCGCTCGTCGAGCTCGGAAGGCAGCTCGCTGGTCTTCATGATCTTCCAGACCGACCGTGACATCGATTCGGCCGCGCTGGACGTGCAGACCGCGATCAACTCGGCACAGGCCGACCTGCCCTCGGGGCTGGGTTCGCCGATGTACCAGAAGGCGAACCCGAACGACGATCCGGTCATCGCCATCGCCCTGACCTCGCAGACCCAGTCAGCCGACGAGCTGTACAACGTCGCCGATTCGCTGCTGGCCCAGCGCATCCGCCAGATCAGCGGCGTGGCCTCGGTGGACATCGCCGGTGCCTCGACGCCGGCCGTGCGCGTGGACGTCAACCTGCGCCTGATGAACGCCCTCGGCCTGACCGCCGACGACCTGCGCAATGCCGTGCGTGCGGCCAACGTGACCTCGCCCACCGGCTTCCTCAGCGACGGCAACACCACCACGGCGATCATCGCCAACGATTCGGTGGCGCGCGCCGCCGATTTCGCCGAGCTGGTGGTCAAGACCCAGGGCGATGGCCGGGTGATCCGCCTGAAGGACATCGCCAACGTCTACGACGGCCAGCAGGATGCCTACCAGGCCGCGTGGTTCAACCACAAGCCGGCCGTGGTGATGTACGTGTTCACCCGTGCCGGCGCCAACATCGTCGAAACCGTGGACCGGGTGAAGGCGCAGATTCCCGCGCTGCGCGACTACCTGCAGCCTGGCACCACCATGACGCCGTACTTCGACCGTACGCCGACCATCCGTTCGTCGCTGCATGAAGTGCAGATCACCCTGCTGATCAGCCTGGCCATGGTGGTGCTGACCATGGCGCTGTTCCTGCGCCGGCTGGCGCCCACGCTGATCGCCGCGGTGACCGTACCGCTGTCGCTGGCCGGTGCCGCGCTGGTGATGTACGCGCTCGGCTTCACCCTCAACAACCTGAGCCTGCTGGCCCTGGTCATCGCGATCGGTTTCGTGGTGGACGATGCCATCGTGGTGATCGAAAACATCATGCGCCACCTCGACGAGGGCATGCCGCGCCTGCAGGCGGCCTTCACCGGCGCGCGCGAGATCGGCTTCACCATCGTCTCCATCACCGCCTCGCTGGTGGCGGTGTTCATCCCGCTGCTGTTTGCCAGCGGCATGATGGGCGCGTTCTTCCGCGAGTTCACCGTTACCCTGGTGGCGGCCATCGTGGTCTCGATGATCGTCTCGCTGACCCTGACCCCGGCGCTGTGCAGCCGCTTCCTCAGCGCACACGACCACACCGCCGCACCGTCGCGCTTCGGCCGCTGGCTCGATGCCGGGCACGATCGCATGCTGCGCATCTACACGGTGTTCCTGGACTTCTCGCTGCGCCATGCGCTGCTGCTTTCACTCACCCCGCTGATCCTGATCGGCGTCACCATCTTCCTGTTCGGTGCGGTGAAAAAGGGCGCGTTCCCGCCGCAGGACACCGGCCTGATCTGGGGCCGCGCCAATTCCAGCGCCACCGTTTCCTTCGAGGACATGGTGGCCCGCCAGCGCCGCATCACCGACATGCTGATGGCCGACCCGGCGGTGAAGACCGTGGGCGTGCGCCTGGGCAGTGGCCGCCAGGGTTCCAGCGCGCAGTTCAACGTCGAGCTGAAGTCACGCAAGGAAGGCCGCCGCGAGACCACCGCCCATGCGCTGGCCCGCCTGAGCGCCAAGGCCGACCGCTACCCCGACCTGCAGCTGCGCCTGCGCGCGATCCAGGACCTGCCCAGCAACGATGGCGGCGGCAACAGCCAGGGCGCGCAGTACCGCATCTCGCTGCAGGGCAATGACCTGGCCGCGCTGCAGGAATGGCTGCCCAAGCTGCAGGCAGCGTTGAAGAAGAACCCGAAGCTGCGCGACGTCGGCACCGATGTCGACAACGCCGGCCTGCGCCAGAACATCGAGATCGACCGCGCCAAGGCCGCGCGCCTGGGCATCAGCGTGGGTGCCATCGATGGTGCGCTGTACGGTGCCTTCGGCCAGCGCCAGATCTCCACGATCTACTCGGACATCAACCAGTACAGCGTGGTGGTCAACGCGCTGCCGTCGCAGACCGCCACGCCGGCGGCGCTGGACGAGGTGTACGTGAAGGCGCGCAGCGGCGAAATGGTGCCGATCACCGCGGTGGCCCGCCAGGCCCCGGGGCTGGCGCCGTCGCAGATCACCCATGAAAACCAGTACACGACGATGGACCTGAGTTACAACCTCGCACCCGGCGTCAGCGCCGGCGAGGCCAAGGCCATCATCGACGCGACGGTGGCGGGCATGCGCATGCCGGGCGACATCCGCCTGGCCGACGATGCGGGCTTCGGCTTCAATTCCGACCCCAGCGACATGCTGATCCTGGTGATGGCGGCGATCCTGACCGTCTACCTGGTGCTGGGCATGCTGTACGAGAGCCTGATCCACCCGGTGACGATCCTGTCCACCCTGCCGGCGGCCGGCGTGGGCGCGCTGCTTGCGCTGTTCGGCACCAACACCGAACTGTCGGTCATTTCGATGATCGCGCTCGTGCTGCTGATCGGCATCGTCAAGAAGAACGCGATCATGATGATCGACTTCGCCCTGGTGGCGCAGCGCGAGCATGGCCTGGCACCACGCGAGGCGGCGCGCGAGGCCAGCATCGTGCGCTTCCGCCCGATCATGATGACCACCATGGTGGCGATCCTGGCGGCGGTGCCGCTGGCGATCGGCCTCGGCGAGGGCTCGGAGCTGCGCCGTCCGCTGGGCATCGCGATGATCGGCGGCCTGCTGTTCTCGCAGAGCCTGACCCTGCTGAGCACCCCGGCGCTGTACGTGATCTTCTCGTGCCTGGCCGAACGCTGGCGGGCACGCCGCGCGCGCAAGCGCGAAGCAAAGCTGCTGAAGCGCGCGCAGCGGGCATGA
- a CDS encoding MFS transporter: protein MSGHSQFALLRQRRFLPFFIVQALGAFNDNVYRQAIIGLLFYLGVSDEQRSLYTTLAPAIFILPYFLFSALAGQIADKLEKSRLIVITTTMEIVIMSLAAIGFITENLPFLLVALFCTGMQSTLFGPVKYSVLPSVLKPEELTGGNGLVEMGTSISILSGMIIGGSVFLLAGSHGPIVAATAVIALAICGNLAARMIPRVDAGDPDLKINWNPLPESLVVLRMARQQKAVRNAILGVSWFWFVGTVLTSQLPNYALVNLGGEPKLYLFALALFSVGTGVGSLLCEKLSARTVEIGLVPLGAFGMTAFLLDLYFARTGEATVQNLGVLAFLQQPGSVRIVIDLVGIGLFTGVFVVPLFALIQSRTPKAQMSRVFAALNIQNSGFIVAAALLSLAAHQLLHWSIPQQFLALAIANAIVAIYIFTIVPEFLMRFLSWLMVRSLYRLRPHGIEANVPDEGAALLVCNHVSYMDALILSATIPRPVRFVMYYKIFNIPVMRWIFRTAKAIPIAGAREDPALMQRAFDEIDAALAEGELVCIFPEGALTKDGSMAPFKSGVEKILERRPVPVVPMALRGMWSSMWSRRDTRLGRMRVPRRFRATVQVVAAAAVDGHSADAPALEAQVRALRGDHA, encoded by the coding sequence ATGTCCGGTCACAGCCAGTTCGCCCTGCTCCGCCAGCGCCGCTTCCTGCCGTTCTTCATCGTGCAGGCGCTGGGCGCCTTCAATGACAATGTGTACCGGCAGGCCATCATCGGCCTGTTGTTCTACCTGGGCGTATCGGACGAGCAGCGCTCGCTGTACACCACGCTGGCGCCGGCCATCTTCATCCTGCCGTATTTCCTGTTCTCGGCCCTGGCCGGGCAGATCGCCGACAAACTGGAAAAATCGCGGCTGATCGTGATCACCACCACCATGGAGATCGTGATCATGTCGCTTGCGGCCATCGGGTTCATTACCGAGAACCTGCCGTTCCTGCTGGTGGCGCTGTTCTGCACCGGCATGCAGTCGACCCTGTTCGGCCCGGTGAAGTACTCGGTGCTGCCCTCGGTGCTGAAACCGGAGGAACTGACCGGTGGCAACGGCCTGGTCGAGATGGGCACCTCCATCTCGATCCTGTCGGGCATGATCATCGGCGGCTCGGTGTTCCTGCTGGCCGGCAGCCATGGTCCGATCGTGGCGGCAACGGCTGTCATCGCGCTGGCGATCTGCGGCAATCTCGCCGCGCGCATGATTCCCCGGGTCGACGCCGGCGACCCCGACCTGAAGATCAACTGGAACCCGCTGCCCGAGTCGCTGGTGGTGCTGCGCATGGCGCGGCAGCAGAAGGCGGTGCGCAACGCCATCCTCGGCGTGTCCTGGTTCTGGTTCGTCGGCACCGTGCTGACCTCGCAGCTGCCCAACTACGCGCTGGTCAACCTGGGCGGCGAGCCCAAGCTGTACCTGTTCGCGCTGGCGCTGTTCTCGGTGGGTACCGGCGTCGGTTCGCTGCTGTGCGAGAAGCTGTCGGCGCGCACGGTGGAAATCGGCCTGGTGCCGCTGGGTGCGTTCGGCATGACCGCCTTCCTGCTGGACCTGTACTTCGCCCGCACCGGCGAAGCGACCGTGCAGAACCTGGGCGTGCTGGCGTTCCTGCAGCAACCGGGCAGCGTGCGCATCGTCATCGATCTTGTAGGCATCGGCCTGTTTACCGGTGTGTTCGTGGTGCCACTGTTCGCGCTCATCCAGAGCCGCACGCCGAAGGCGCAGATGTCGCGCGTGTTCGCTGCACTCAACATCCAGAATTCCGGCTTCATCGTCGCCGCGGCGTTGCTGTCGCTGGCCGCGCACCAGCTGCTGCACTGGTCCATCCCGCAGCAGTTCCTGGCGCTGGCCATCGCCAATGCCATCGTGGCGATCTACATCTTCACCATCGTCCCCGAATTCCTGATGCGCTTCCTCAGCTGGCTGATGGTGCGCTCGCTGTACCGGCTGCGCCCGCACGGCATCGAGGCCAACGTCCCCGACGAGGGCGCCGCGCTGCTGGTCTGCAACCACGTCAGCTACATGGACGCGCTGATCCTGTCGGCGACGATCCCGCGCCCCGTGCGTTTCGTCATGTACTACAAGATCTTCAACATCCCGGTGATGCGCTGGATCTTCCGCACCGCCAAGGCGATTCCCATCGCCGGCGCGCGCGAAGACCCGGCGCTGATGCAGCGCGCGTTCGACGAGATCGATGCGGCCCTGGCCGAGGGCGAGCTGGTCTGCATCTTCCCGGAGGGCGCGCTGACCAAGGACGGCAGCATGGCACCGTTCAAGTCCGGCGTTGAGAAGATCCTCGAGCGGCGCCCGGTGCCGGTGGTGCCGATGGCCCTGCGTGGCATGTGGTCGAGCATGTGGAGCCGGCGCGACACGCGCCTGGGCCGCATGCGCGTGCCGCGGCGTTTCCGCGCCACCGTGCAGGTGGTGGCCGCTGCGGCCGTGGACGGCCACAGCGCCGATGCGCCCGCGCTGGAGGCGCAGGTGCGCGCCCTGCGCGGCGACCACGCCTGA
- a CDS encoding CD225/dispanin family protein, translated as MNQPPQPSRPVYIPNHLVWAILTTLFCCLPLGVVSIVYASQVDGRRAAGDLAGAYAASRKAGWWAAASAVALPVLLLLWFGLFGGLAVLGALSDH; from the coding sequence TTGAATCAACCACCACAGCCCAGCCGTCCGGTCTACATCCCCAACCATCTGGTCTGGGCGATCCTGACGACGCTGTTCTGCTGCCTGCCACTGGGCGTGGTATCGATCGTGTATGCCTCGCAGGTCGATGGTCGCCGCGCGGCCGGTGATCTGGCCGGGGCTTACGCTGCATCGCGCAAGGCGGGCTGGTGGGCGGCGGCTTCGGCCGTGGCGCTGCCGGTCCTGTTGCTGTTGTGGTTCGGGCTGTTCGGCGGCTTGGCCGTTCTGGGCGCTCTTTCCGACCATTGA
- a CDS encoding DUF2752 domain-containing protein, giving the protein MPPPPVPSRLGRWSPLLAASGLAAGAAVVLRHVNPYVPGNPLPSCPLYALTGFYCPGCGSTRCLYSLVHFDLPGAMAMNPLLVISLPFLFLMLLHMAGVRMKALDPLMRLLANPKFWLWVLPGYALLRNLPWAPFTALAPV; this is encoded by the coding sequence ATGCCTCCACCTCCCGTTCCCTCCCGCCTGGGCCGCTGGTCCCCGCTGCTGGCCGCTTCCGGCCTGGCCGCCGGTGCTGCCGTGGTGCTGCGCCACGTCAACCCGTATGTGCCCGGCAATCCGCTGCCGAGCTGCCCGCTATATGCGCTGACCGGCTTCTACTGCCCCGGCTGCGGCAGCACCCGCTGCCTGTATTCGCTGGTCCATTTCGACCTGCCCGGCGCGATGGCGATGAACCCCCTGCTGGTCATCAGCCTGCCCTTCCTGTTCCTGATGCTGCTGCACATGGCGGGCGTGCGCATGAAGGCGCTCGATCCGTTGATGCGGCTGCTGGCCAACCCGAAGTTCTGGCTGTGGGTGCTGCCGGGGTATGCGCTGCTGCGCAACCTGCCGTGGGCGCCGTTCACTGCGCTGGCACCGGTGTAG